The following proteins come from a genomic window of Nitrospira sp.:
- a CDS encoding Glycosyltransferase codes for MGQAVHASGTAALRAKLRDTWLRDLVVHYRDIKRRVMRRSEGETFLLRRYARIHGKPLNLANPQTFTEKLFWRMITWNRGDMPARFRQLADKYAVRAHVAKTAGEEYLTTLLWHGNDPRAIPFDRLPTEYVIKPNHASGEVLIVRGEVNREEIIRQVSGWLAKDYYWQAREYQYYGIKRRILIEEYLSQEDGSPPFDYKFYCFNGRPEAILVRNHTHDISPFFDTAWNLLDLSCEEGTARPWVPKPENLDEMLELATKLSVGSGYVRVDIYNLKRHIYFSELTFTPAGGILKFSPNDWDLKLGEKWDLTLDSREPKLLVRE; via the coding sequence ATGGGTCAAGCCGTCCATGCATCCGGAACCGCAGCGCTTCGCGCCAAGCTGCGAGACACATGGCTGCGTGATCTCGTCGTCCACTATCGGGACATCAAGCGCAGGGTCATGCGGCGCTCTGAGGGCGAGACTTTCCTGTTGCGCCGATATGCTCGGATCCACGGCAAACCGCTCAATTTGGCAAATCCCCAGACCTTTACGGAAAAGCTGTTCTGGCGCATGATAACCTGGAATCGAGGCGACATGCCTGCGCGGTTTCGACAGCTGGCCGATAAGTATGCGGTGCGAGCACATGTGGCGAAGACGGCGGGGGAGGAATATCTCACCACGCTCTTATGGCATGGGAACGATCCGCGCGCGATCCCCTTCGACCGACTGCCGACCGAGTACGTGATCAAACCGAATCACGCCAGCGGGGAAGTGCTCATTGTCCGAGGCGAGGTAAATCGCGAGGAAATCATCCGTCAAGTATCGGGTTGGTTGGCCAAAGATTACTATTGGCAGGCCCGTGAGTATCAATATTATGGGATTAAACGCAGAATTCTGATTGAGGAGTATCTGAGCCAGGAAGATGGTAGTCCACCTTTCGACTATAAATTCTACTGCTTCAATGGTAGACCGGAGGCCATTCTTGTTCGCAATCATACGCATGACATTTCTCCCTTCTTTGATACGGCATGGAATCTCCTTGATCTCTCCTGTGAGGAGGGTACAGCACGGCCATGGGTACCAAAGCCGGAGAATCTTGACGAGATGCTTGAACTCGCCACGAAACTGTCGGTGGGGTCAGGATATGTCCGAGTGGATATCTATAACCTGAAGCGGCACATCTATTTTAGCGAATTAACCTTCACGCCTGCCGGAGGGATTCTAAAATTTAGTCCTAACGATTGGGATTTGAAATTAGGGGAGAAGTGGGACTTGACACTGGACAGCC